The DNA segment TAATCCCCTAGAACAACACTAAACATCGCAATCAAGaacaaagaagagaagagtATAATCGCAAATATGAACGAACCTcataagaaaaaaatggagATTAGAGCTCTATAATCGCAAGATATATTGATTTCAGTAAACATACACAAGGAATAAGGTCCAATTTATCAGACCACCACCATTCTCCTCTGATTGTTacaaaagagaaataaaaaacaGAGAAGAATTGAGATGAAAGGGAAAagaattgaatctgatgaaatgaggaaagaggagagaagaggaCGAACAATGGAAGGAGATGGAGAGAGAGTGGAGGAAGCTAAAGCTAGACTTATTACCGAACTCCAGCTTCTGTAAGAGACGAGGAGAAGATGTGGAGAAGGAAAGAAAAGACAGTGACTGATTGACACGTGGTCTGAACCGCTTCATACAAGTTCACTACTAAGGATCGGTTCAATGacttaaaatcattttttatttttttaaatcaattctGGCCTAGGAACTTGAGCCCATGAACCCCATTACATCCTCTAATGCGCCTGCTCTAAGTAAAGAGACTTTAGACAGGTTCATTACGCAGATGTGATAAAGAGATGGATGTAAAGTTGTTTTGAATAAAGTTAACCAAAACATAACTAGTGACCACACTCCATGTTAGAGTATATGCAGAAATGGATCCCAACAACGAAAAGCAAAGGAAAAAATGCGGCATAGTATAACAATAATCAAGGTTTTTAGATACCAGTCACATGTTATGTTGATAATTCTTATTAAAAGGGTTCGttaataattaaagaaaataaataaagctgTGTAACAATGATGTCATTACCATTTCCATTTCCATTTGTAGTCTTCAGCCTCAAAGCTCTCAGGTTCATCATATCTCTCTATAGCATGCAGTGCCGGCCCTTAATATAAAGTGGCTTAAAAAGCACACAAACAAGATGTGGCCTTCTGGAAAAAAGCTAAAATGGATTCCACAAGATTTAcatgaaaagaaataaaatgatGTAATAAAATACACGTTACacaaaaggagagagagacgaGATAGATTAAAAGTgtcaaaaacagagaaaaataacTCATAGAAAAGCTTGATTAGAGAGATCATGATCAAAGAAGACATATGTAACCAAATGATTAACCCTATGTGGCCCTGTAAATAGAATCTATTGTTGTGGCTTGAAGCATATGCTTCATTTTCCTTACAGGAGGGGCGGGACGGGACTGACAGCATGCTGTGTAAGAATTGAGAAAGACTCTATGATAGCATGCGTTGGCTAGGCATCCGGTTTAAAAGCAAAAAAGATTCAGTATTTCTATTCCGGTTTATCcgtttattttggttttatatggTTTAATCTTAAATGATGGGTTTTCAATTAAACCGGGAAATCGGTCTTGTTacctgttcaaaaaaaaaaaaacaagactgATTTCCCGGTTTGACTGAAAACCCGTCATTTAAGATTAAACCatgtaaaaccaaaataaacgGTCTTGTATTGTTAAACTTTCCGACACTCATGGCCACGTGGCTCGACAAGGAATATCTCCGACCACCGTGGTCTCTCCTGTATTCCAGACCTCTGCTTTTCTCTTTCCCCTTCGGTAtgttcagaagaaaaaaaaaacaaaaagaaaagaatcaacGAACGAGAAAGCAGTTAAAGTGATTAAGTACGATGGCGACAGAGACGTCGACGCAATCATACAGCGAGAAATGGTACTGGGACGACCGCTACACGAACGAATCCGATCCCTTCGATTGGTACCAGAACTATCCCTCATTGTCTCCTCTCATCAATCTCTACCTCCCTCACCGCACTCACCGACCCCTCGTCATCGGCTGCGGAAACTCAGGTACACAATTCAAATTTCACTTTTCCTTCTCTGAtcccattttttttatttcgaaTCTAATCTCCCGCTGCAGCGTTCAGCGAGGGGATGGTGGATGACGGGTACGGAGATGTAGTCAACATCGATATCTCCTCTGTCGTTATCGACGCCATGAACAAGAAATACTCCCACCGTCCTCAGCTCAAATgtgcgtctctctctctctctgtttacTATATTCCAATTCGAGGAGGAAGTTGTGGTCTTTTATGTGTGTTGATGATCatgtgaaaaaacaaaaaaacagatttgAAGATGGATGTGCGTGATATGAAGGCGTTTCAAGATGCTTCCTTTGATGCTGTTATTGATAAAGGTAATTTATCTTTTATTAAATGTTTGACTCTATGTTTCATGCAGTAATAacattgtgtgtgtgtgtgtgttttcagGAACCTTAGACTCCATTTTGGTGAGTTTCTCTCTTTACTTATGCTGATTTTGTTAATGAAAGTCTGatccttttttcattttttagtgtGGGAGCAACTCTAGGCAACACTCAACGCAAATGCTTGAGGAGGTTTGGaggtaaattaattatatatcaacAAATCTATGCTATTAATGTGTATAATGAAACTGTTGATGAATAACTATAGGGTACTCAAGGATAAAGGAGTCTACATCCTGGTAACAATCTTCGTTATGATTATGTGTGTGTTCTGTTTGTTTAAACTTTAATGCatcatattgattttttttagataaGTTATCTGCCAGATTACATATGGAGCGCCGAACTACCGTCTTCGGCTGTTTAAAGAATCATCATGCTCTTGGACAACCAAACTCCATGTGATAGGTACAGAAACTATCAGTTAATTCGTGTCTTGTAATAATACTTGTGGATAAAAATTCCATTCTCTTTGCTGTTCTGCAGACAAAAGTTTGACAGGTCAACCATTAGAAACGCCAAAGTGGGAACTGACAAAACCCATTCCTCTAGATGACGAGGGAAGTTCAGTGGAATCTGCAATTGGCAAAAGCCCTGATGTCCACTACATTTACGTATGTATCAAGGTGTGTAGTTTGATGCTTCCAACCACATTGCTTGCTTAGTAACCCACTCTTACAGACTCGGTATGTCTTTGTTCTTTTGAAAATGGTCTTTATCTCAGGATGAAGCGTTAAAGACGGAGACAGATGCAGCCTGAAGTCATGAGGATCATCTTTTTGTGATCTTTGCTTCGGACATATAGGTCCTACATGGACTGAGTTTTGTCTTTGTTGTATTAATGTGCAAGAGTAAAGACACGGTGATATCTTGGGTTCATGTTTACTCCATAACTAGAAGAGGAACAaaagttaatatatattattttaacaatGAGAAATGGTTGTCAAGTAAAAGATCGAGTTCTTTTCCATATTCTTGGTTTTAGGCCACATGCAATAGACAATGCAGCCGCTTTTGAAGTATTATGCATATCCTTATTGTCTGTGGAGCACGTTCGTTACTGGCCATCGCGGACTGTTAGTTCAAGTTCAGCTAATCTCCTCAGCAAGTTGCTCTTTGTCATTCTGAAAATGGAAGATAGAATCAGTGAGTTAAGAAAAACAATACAATGAAATGTATAGATAGACAAGTTTCATTTTGCATAGAGAGTAATTGAAGTCGCTCTTGTAGTTGGTCCAAGGATATCTATGTTTCAAGAACATTTGTATCCTTCTTGTTCAACTCTGAAATGCACATGTCCACAAAATTGCATGAAGATCCCAAAAAAGCATAACTTGATAATAATTGAGTACTTCGACAGAAAAGAATAAACATCTTGGCTAGTGATAGAACTGTTAATATGGTTGAAGTAGAACATGGCTaagctctctttctctctttccttAACAAGAGCATCATATGTCTCTTCAGTTTGATGATTTATTGGTCCTAGAATCGATAGAGAAAAAGGGACCTCAATAACAAAACTGAAGATTAACCAAAGAGAGTGGATGCaataacactacaagaaaacgtaactttaacgaggaagtttaacgaggaaaaataatcctcgtaaaaaaacgttgattttgcgaggaaagtacgtggagaaagaaaagcatcgttatttcgtcgtaaggtaacgacaaaacatattcgtcgtaaagacgatgtaaattgacgtggcttttacgaggaaatagtttttcctcgtaaaagccacgtaaatttcgcgagtgctttacgacgaaatattttacgtgtacttaatgaggaaattttgaatccaccaacttgataggtggctcacgtttttttttggccatacaattaattttcgtcgtaatttcatagtaaaattacaactacgagattcgaaattttctataaatatggatgttggaacatcattttaaacacaccaacaacaaaaaacgtgaaagaaaaaaaaatggctggctctgggactatttacgagttgcggaattggatgtatatgcatagagatgctaacgggagagtgacgaaagaataccttgcggggctggagacatttatgcaccaagcagattcaacaccgctcgcccaagaaagtggtaagatgttctgtccttgtcggaaatgcaacaattcgaaattggcaaaccgtgaaaatgtttgaaagcatttaataaatagaggtttcacgccaaattactatatctggtttcaacatggggaaggttataattatgatcagaatgaagctagtagtagtaatagcaattttcaggaagaaccggttaatcatcatttgcataatgaacatagttaccatcaggaggagatggtagattatgatagggttcatgatatggtagctgatgcattcgtagctcatgatgaagatgaagaacctaatatagatgcaaaaaagttttacggaatgttaaacgcggcgaatcaaccactttacagtggttgtagagaaggtctctctaaattgtcgttggctgctagaatgatgaatattaaaactgatcacaatctacctgaaagttgcatgaacgaatgggcggacttgtttaaagagtatttgccggaagacaatgtgtctgctgattcttattatgagattcagaaattagtttatagtcttgggttgccttcggagatgatagatgtctgcatcgacaactgcatgatctattggggagatgatgagaagctagaagtatgtcgattctgcaagaagccacgattcaagccgcaaggacggggacgtaatagggtaccgtaccaaaggatgtggtacctaccaattacagacagattgaaaagattgtatcaatcagagcagactgctgcaaagatgagatggcatgccgagcatactcagacggatggtgagatgactcatccatcagatgcaagagcctggaaacatttcaacaaagtacatccggattttgctagcaatagccggaatgtgtatctcggattatgcacagatggatttagtccgttcggaatgtcagggagacaatattcattgtggccagtctttcttacgccatacaacctgccaccggagatgtgcatgcaacgggagttgctattcttgacgatattgatacctggtccgaaccatccaaaaaggtccctggatgttttcctacaaccactgataaaagagttgaaggatttgtggtcaacaggggtgaggacgtatgactgttcaacgaagacgaattttacgatgcgagctatgcttttgtggaccataagtgactttcctgcatatgggatgttgtctggatggactacacatgggagattagcttgtccatattgtaatggaacgacagatgcgtttcaactgaagaatggtaggaagacaagttggtttgattgtcatcgtcgatttcttcccattggccatccttaccgaagaaacaagaatttgtttaggcacaaaagggttgtgagagacactcctccaccatatctaactggagaacaaattgaagcacaaatcgactactacggagctaacgaaacagttcgttggggtggtaattggcatgtccctcgtaatatgcctgattcttacggtgttcatcacaactggcacaagaagagtatattttgggagttgccatattggaaggatcttcttctgcgccacaacctcgatgtgatgcatatagagaagaatttctttgagaacatcatgaatacaatattgaatgtcccagggaagacaaaagacaacataaaatcgaggttggacttgccggatatttgctcaagaagcgagttacatattaaaagcaatggacaagttcccgttccgatattcagactgtcttcagaaaaaaagtcggtgttgttcaactgggtggcatcagaagtgaagttccccgatgggtatgtttcaaatctctctagatgtgttgaaaagggtcaaaagttctctgggatgaagagtcatgattgtcatgtctttatgcaacgactactgccctttgcatttgcggagctacttccaacaaacgtacatgaagcacttgcaggttcgtagtgttttatatcacaataattttataacggtctagtttgcaaaataatatacgactaacaatgtgtttaattgtttttggaatataaaaggcattggagcatttttcagggatctgagcacacgcactcttaaagaagaagttgtagaacagcttcaggagaacattcccatcttattgtgcaacttggagaagatatttcctcctggattttttgacgtcatggagcatctagctgtccacctcccatatgaagcattgcttcgtggacctgtacattacggatggatgtatcagtatgagcgagccatgaaatatttgaagggaaaagcaaagaacctcgccaaagttgaaggttctataattgctggaagtttgacggaagaagtttctcacttcacatcgtactactttgcgtcaaaagtacgtacccgtagaagagctccaagaagatatgatgatggtggagttgcgccaacatatgcagttgctggtgttccagacatctttagccagattggacgactcggtgggaagtctaaagaggtttggtggtcgagtgaacaagacgctcatagtgcacacacctatattctactcaattgcgaggatccattgatgcgttattttgaaaggtaacatatatggacacttcaaaacacatataattaattatataattgcaagagattcattcctatgaaatgtgattaattttacagcctatttgtttctcaagtcgaagaaacatttcctggtatatccacaagtgacgtagacaaaaggaaagatcagcacttcattaagtggttgcggaatcaggtattataactcaaactattttttcatacatgatttgtattttaatgttctctttatttttgcaggttgattatgacgacgatgcagattatcctaagtggttacacgaagtaattcaatctccacttgtaaaggtcaccacatcacagatgtatttcacacgaggctacacttttcacacatatgagtatggtagacagcgggcgaccagtaactatggaatatgtgtgaaaggggaaacagatttctacgggatcttgacggagattattgaagtcgaatttccagggatactgaagctgaaatgcgtcatcttcaaatgtgaatggttcgaccccgtcgtcaacagaggtgttcggtctaacaaatttggtgtagttgatgtcaacggtggacgtcggtacaacaaattcgagcctttcatcttagcttcacaagcagaccaagttagcttccttccataccctcggatgagagattcgggtataaattggttagcagtgatcaaagttacacctcgaggacgaatcatcagtggagaagaaccaccattgcaagaagaacagataaatgaagtcgaggaacctgaacaagaagttgatgacatccttctcattgatccgcataatcacgaatacgaagatcttaccgatgatgccacagacgaagctgtagaagacgagtttaatgaaaatgatgatatttctagtgatgacgagaatgtcgatgtatccgattgatgtatttgattttgtgtagtttgttttatgaataaggtaatgtgagagtttgttttatgaataaggtaatgtgggagtttgttttatgaataagaaatcgtgggagtttgttttataaataagtaaatgtgggaattgtggtttggaatggaaataagggatggggtttggaatatatgaagtagaagataaggaatatggggttttggggtttggggtttcggattttagggatttaaacgtaatgctcgttaattcctcgtaatttgacgtcgaatgtacgacgtaatcctcgtttattccacgtaggacataatcgtcgtaaagaactcGTTAGCTTACGTGGAAATAAAgacgaaagtaaaaaaaataaagaaagcgaaacccgttaattccacgtaggacggaatcgtcgtaaagacctcgtaaggtaaattgacgtaaataccacgtaaagtaaatgacgaaggaggcactctttaattacacgtaggatgatttcgtcgtaaacacctcgtaacagaaatcgtcgtaaaaacctcgtagacttaaaaactagaaaaaaaaaggaaaagaagagagacaccagatttacatgtggcaagacttccagcaattataatacttaagtctcgcccacataaattctaatatcttcttctctttctttttttccaaatatttctaatttggtgAAAAGCGAGACTagctacttcctcatagtataaaaactagaaaaaaagaaaaaaaagaaagatactggaattatatgtggcgagacttaagtctcacccacataaattctaatatcttcttttcttctttttttttcaaatatttctaatttgaaaagtattttggtgaggagtgtgatttgagatagggtgtgttttgtgagtttgtgtgtgtggtttgagaaggaaagttgtgggtatttatagaaaataaaggctcgctaattcctcgtaactggttaactcgttaattccacgtaacccatttcgtcgtaaaaacgtcgttaacgaaaacgcgggcctttgtatttcgtcgctatttcgtcgtaaatgaaaacgcgggcctctgtaattcctcgtaagtttacgaggaaattacgaggacaagtaatcttatatatatcccgagcgagctcgctccgtctttcctctccacttcctctccacttcctccctaattcgtagcaatggtaagtctctctaattcctctctagtttgattagtttaggatagattaggtggttagtatagggaatttagataggtttacggatcttatgttatttagtgttgattaggtggataatgttgggaagtatattgttcacgaaaatttaaaaaattaaatttttttctcaggttcgaaaaggtagacttactgcccattacagagagatgttcggtgagccgggtagtcgtttagacccgtcgtcttcttcagctcccggttcttcgggtcaggagactgtccccgagactcagtacactcagagagtcattggatctccttcttctagtgcaccatcggttcctcacgtgcctccccagatggctcctcctcctgtgcctcctacgatgccggcacctccgatgcccgcggccgagattcatcccgatttgatggtgcctccgagtgctccttactcgcagtacaccgtagaggacattctccgtctgccaggcagagaaggtttaccagtcatcgaccccgaccgaccggacggaactttatggtatgtttcattatttttttattctttttaaattcttttataactttaaaaaataatttatattttaaatttgtatttttcaggtgggggattgacggatgtcttgcatcggacgtaaccgacacgataaaaggttacttctccatgccacatccgaactggaaaacgacgccccactacgtcagaaagacgtggttcaaaatttacgctgtaagttctattaattaaatatatatctttaaatttttttattatttatatatatatttttttctgaaaaactaattataaattattttttccaacagcaaaaatataattgggccttggggatcactgagagggtgaggaagaagtttgtcgcgaaggcgaaagttcgcttgttggacacggtctccaactggaagggtgactggatcgtgaaggggtatgagcgtggcaaacccgctgagctcaccacggatgtctgggatggcctcatccgatattggcgtcttcctgattccattagaatcgcccagtcttgctctaactcccgtaacacagtcgatgagcacgggaacgggccgatgcttcacactacgggccaaaaaccccacgccggtgtccgtttggaaatggtaattaaaaatttaattatattaaatttttagtatatttttatatatattctaattaacaactttcttaaatgtttttttaggccaaagagacgggagaattcccgtctcttatgcaactttacgagaggacccacaagaacaaggcgggccgatttatagatggcaagtccgagcaaatctacaacgatttggctgctcgggttgaagaacgccagacccagctgacccaacagtccaccgatggattacccgtcaccttatccacacctgaagtggataagctttacgaggaggtaaattttctaaaattttaatttttttaaatattcatttaatttaactttaaatttttactaacaaaatttattttttgtttttaaggttgtccctaaaaaaaagggacggacgttggggattggttccgtcaacgatgttccgagagcgacatcgtcttatgttcagcgacgggatgatgaagtctctcagctgcgtagggagtccgaagagctgcgtagagagtctactcagctgcgtagagagtctactcagctgcgatctcgtatgggtggactcgagggcttcttggacgttgtagcggccacaaatccggaatgggcgactttgttgaggaccatgcgacaacaaaatcctatcccaggccagtcaccgaccgacgactcacatgccgaggcggatgttcaggcgaggagtgatgaattctacgaggcgattaacgaccacccttagttctttttaatttcggttcttgtattatgaattcaaaacttatttatatataaaatattttggttttgatttttttagaattttaattttattaataatttaaataatttaaattatatttataattataatttttttatttctataaaataatgaaacgaagtaaattcgtagctaattttgcggcttctttacgtggaagcttaacgtagtttttacgaggaaacatttacaaggaaataacgtggaaatctatcaaggtttttacgttttctttacgtggaaagctgtcaaggtatttacgtttattatacgagtatttatttacgtgggttttacgaggaaagtttttcgtggtatttacgaggaaacttagcgacgtccttacgtggaatctttacgtggtctttacgacgaaatatcctccttcgcttttacgacgaaattatttcctcgctaccttacgacgaattagcgaggatatatgcgttacgacaaacgtataacgacgaaacgggtttcctcgctaattcgtcgtaacactgcttttacgacgaagtaacgaggaaaactgccctcgtaaaacttgtgttttcttgtagtgtaagtATTCAGTATCATCACTTTGGTCATGATCTCTTCGGCATGTTGGACATCCATTCTTGAAAGGAAACAAATGGACGAGAGAGAAAATAAGGGAGATTAGGAGTTTGAGAAGATTTCAATTCTTTTtggttgtaattttttttattggatttgacatttgaaaaaaatctttaaaattccagTTATTAGATTAATCATTTGTATAAATGATTTAAATCGCGACTTATTGAAAATTATGGATTTCatcaataaaattatcaaataaaatttgaagGAATTTGAAAGATAATTTATTGTTAAAAGTTAATAGATAGAAATATCGATGGTAGTTGAAgagattttaaaagttaatttttttttgatgaaattttaaaaagaaatctaaacttttgaaatgaaaaataaaagaaataaaattattggaaattattaacaaaaagtaagttttgattattttcaatAACATTTTCTCAtttcaatacaaaatataatttgacaaactaataaataagataacattttaaatatttttaaaattaaaatttctataTCCTAAAAAATCATCATAAAAATCCATCAAATCAGAAACCTTTAAGATCTTACAAAATTTCTAATCCAATAAGCCTTCCTAAGTCTTTTTGAAAGCGTCTTTATCTTATTTTGTAGgagttaaaaattattaatgttagcctactatataaaagggacttaATTCCTCATTTCTAAGTCCTGCCACATGGATAAAATATTGTGAACCAACCAAGATGCCATGTCATCTGGATTGGacttgagttaaaaaaaaaactattttcagaGCCCATTCGACCCATCTCGAAGCCCAttcccgagccactctctcgTAAGCATAATCCCGTATTCTAAacatgttaaatttttttaaacactcatatcttagaaatagtttaaaaaatatctttatataaatatttttttcttgaataatcaatacctatgttacatggaaacagaagcgggtacgtggaagcggaagcgtaaggaagcgcagaagcgagattttttaaaatattaggaagc comes from the Brassica rapa cultivar Chiifu-401-42 chromosome A01, CAAS_Brap_v3.01, whole genome shotgun sequence genome and includes:
- the LOC103839330 gene encoding EEF1A lysine methyltransferase 4 gives rise to the protein MATETSTQSYSEKWYWDDRYTNESDPFDWYQNYPSLSPLINLYLPHRTHRPLVIGCGNSAFSEGMVDDGYGDVVNIDISSVVIDAMNKKYSHRPQLKYLKMDVRDMKAFQDASFDAVIDKGTLDSILCGSNSRQHSTQMLEEVWRVLKDKGVYILITYGAPNYRLRLFKESSCSWTTKLHVIDKSLTGQPLETPKWELTKPIPLDDEGSSVESAIGKSPDVHYIYVCIKDEALKTETDAA